One Zeugodacus cucurbitae isolate PBARC_wt_2022May chromosome 3, idZeuCucr1.2, whole genome shotgun sequence genomic region harbors:
- the LOC128920086 gene encoding uncharacterized protein LOC128920086 — MLKHVQISPLRNRSDSVSLRSSCASSICGSPEPPTELQRTPSRASSYSSLSEQLPQTTIKVFTNCLKIDIEYKTLGIQWDTTSKEVITQLLRRLKMRHRDPRLFYLSMEVSVRRAGVKTILVLDDDTRPAILQACHPKGESRFCLQLKPGGLIRVHTSALQPSSQYKSLVISEETTSDELLQLLLSCYNSMEPVEQFSIYEVCPGQEYQRKLHPDDIPLRAQSERMRRGETCHFLVRRNPNYSRRRQLLATLNGLTSSSSTNNTNSNKSFDANSTVSSLEDDSSLLDISIESLTDDIHSLMASDEDEDGASSTSGSSDTSSEGSTGMRRTPSTLSVVPLQPQLKTKAAATDVCPKCRNTFKSCEFCHKNSSMILQLQRSNSTSSGSSCSTTKALQMHLPSYSPVYNIREIRTATHSFSALGNDKKLLDIQLNGRFDTSACTRLRPQSVCVTRSTRMLTDGNGNSNAVESATSVQSTNDLNGNNVVAATSSMSAAASTVGGEMVNNHPAKGVGHFVYL; from the exons ATGTTGAAACACGTACAAATCTCACCGCTTCGCAATCGCTCCGATTCGGTTTCACTACGTTCATCCTGCGCTTCATCGATATGTGGCAGCCCGGAGCCGCCAACTGAGCTGCAGCGTACGCCCTCACGCGCATCCAGTTATTCAAGCTTGAGTGAACAATTGCCACAG ACGACCATCAAAGTTTTTACGAATTGTCTAAAAATCGATATCGAATATAAAACACTTGGCATACAATGGGACACCACCAGCAAGGAAGTCATTACACAGCTGCTTAGACG TCTCAAAATGCGTCATCGCGATCCACGTCTCTTCTATCTCTCTATGGAAGTATCAGTGCGACGTGCTGGTGTTAAGACTATACTTGTGTTGGACGATGATACACGACCGGCTATATTACAAGCTTGCCACCCGAAAGGCGAGTCAAG ATTCTGCTTGCAATTAAAACCAGGTGGTTTGATACGCGTACATACCTCAGCGCTACAACCCTCGTCACAGTATAAATCTTTGGTTATCTCCGAAGAAACAACATCGGATGAGCTACTGCAACTGCTGCTCTCATGCTACAACTCCATGGAACCCGTTGAACAATTCTCTATATACGAA GTCTGTCCCGGTCAGGAATATCAACGCAAGCTGCATCCCGACGACATACCGCTGCGTGCTCAATCCGAACGCATGCGTCGTGGTGAAACCTGTCATTTTCTCGTACGTCGCAATCCGAACTACAGTCGTCGTCGCCAATTGTTAGCGACACTCAATGGTCtaaccagcagcagcagcactaacaacaccaacagtaATAAGTCTTTTGACGCGAATAGCACCGTTTCCTCTTTGGAAGATGACAGCAGTCTACTTGATATCTCTATAGAGTCACTCACTGACGATATACACAGTTTAATGGCGAgcgatgaagatgaagatggcGCCTCATCCACCTCTGGCTCATCGGACACATCCTCTGAGGGTTCAACCGGTATGCGACGCACACCTTCCACACTCTCTGTTGTACCGTTACAACCGCAATTGAAGACAAAAGCCGCCGCCACCGATGTGTGTCCGAAGTGCCGCAATACATTTAAATCATGCGAATTTTGTCATAAAAATTCGTCAATGATCTTGCAACTGCAGCGTTCGAACAGCACCTCGAGTGGTAGTAGTTGTTCGACAACTAAAGCTCTACAAATGCATCTGCCCAGCTATAGTCCCGTTTATAATATACGTGAAATACGCACAGCGACGCATAGTTTCTCAGCGCTGGGCAATGATAAGAAGTTGCTGGATATACAGTTGAATGGACGCTTCGACACGAGCGCTTGCACGCGACTACGTCCACAAAGCGTTTGCGTGACGCGCTCCACGCGCATGCTCACCGACGGCAATGGCAACAGCAATGCAGTAGAGAGCGCGACGTCAGTGCAGAGCACAAATGATTTGAATGGCAATAATGTTGTGGCTGCTACGTCTTCGATGTCCGCGGCAGCGTCTACAGTTGGCGGCGAGATGGTCAACAATCATCCAGCAAAGGGTGTGGGGCATTTCGTTTATTTGTAG